One Candidatus Neomarinimicrobiota bacterium genomic region harbors:
- a CDS encoding arsenate reductase ArsC translates to MHVLVLCTGNSCRSQMAAATLRRLQPGWEVTSAGTYPLDQVHPLAVRVMAEVGLNISGQRPQPVAPLADRPFDHVITVCDDAREACPVFTGEVRHRHHLPFTDPYWAVGTEHERLAVFRQVRDEIEVAFTGWVGELGG, encoded by the coding sequence ATGCATGTCCTCGTACTCTGCACCGGCAATTCCTGTCGCTCACAGATGGCGGCGGCCACCCTCCGTCGGCTGCAGCCCGGGTGGGAGGTGACCTCCGCCGGCACATACCCGCTTGACCAGGTCCATCCCCTGGCGGTGCGAGTCATGGCCGAGGTAGGGCTGAATATCTCCGGCCAGCGGCCTCAGCCGGTGGCGCCGCTGGCGGACCGGCCCTTCGATCACGTTATTACTGTCTGCGATGATGCCCGGGAGGCCTGCCCTGTCTTTACCGGTGAGGTGCGCCACCGTCACCACCTGCCCTTCACCGATCCCTACTGGGCCGTAGGCACGGAACACGAGCGGCTGGCCGTTTTCCGGCAGGTGCGGGACGAGATCGAGGTGGCGTTTACTGGCTGGGTCGGTGAGCTGGGCGGCTGA